The Comamonas sp. GB3 AK4-5 genome includes a region encoding these proteins:
- a CDS encoding efflux RND transporter periplasmic adaptor subunit, which translates to MSPRTRRRIFWALVMLMLLGLGVGGWRSIQTKRNQQQDLHTQQTASAPPLRATAQDWLTLVPRSLPLQVPISGTLTAVDSGVVKARVSGELKDLALREGDSVRKGQVIARVDATESEARWRQAKLQADAAQAQVEIQQRQFDNNRALVAQQFISPTALSTSQANLRGALANYAAAQAAADAARKVLDDTVLRSPIDGQIARRWVQNGERVNADASVVEVVNLGALELQAPLPAQDSLQVLLGQNATLQVEGNALAFSAQVVRISPSAQSGSRAVPVFLRMQPNTSVQLRPGMFVQGHIDTGRVTALAVPLDAVRNDQPQPYVQLVLNGAVLHRPVQLGVQAVPADSSNQAPWVAVQGLAEDSTVLLASMGPLPEGSKVDFQQPPAPAAAR; encoded by the coding sequence ATGAGCCCTCGCACCCGCCGCAGAATTTTCTGGGCCCTGGTCATGCTGATGCTGCTCGGCCTGGGCGTGGGGGGCTGGCGATCCATCCAGACCAAGCGCAACCAGCAGCAAGATCTGCATACCCAGCAGACTGCCAGTGCCCCGCCGCTGCGCGCCACCGCCCAGGACTGGCTGACCCTGGTGCCACGCTCCCTGCCCTTGCAAGTGCCCATCAGCGGCACGCTCACGGCGGTGGACAGCGGCGTGGTCAAGGCCCGCGTCAGCGGCGAGCTGAAAGACTTGGCGCTGCGTGAGGGTGACAGCGTGCGCAAAGGCCAGGTAATTGCCCGCGTGGATGCCACCGAAAGCGAGGCCCGCTGGCGCCAGGCCAAACTGCAGGCCGATGCCGCCCAGGCTCAGGTAGAGATTCAGCAGCGCCAGTTCGACAACAACCGCGCCCTGGTAGCGCAGCAATTCATCTCGCCCACGGCCCTGAGCACCTCCCAAGCCAATCTGCGGGGCGCCCTGGCCAATTACGCGGCAGCCCAGGCCGCCGCCGACGCGGCCCGCAAGGTGCTGGATGACACCGTGCTGCGCAGCCCCATTGACGGACAGATTGCCCGCCGCTGGGTGCAGAACGGCGAACGCGTCAACGCCGACGCATCGGTGGTGGAAGTGGTCAACCTCGGTGCACTGGAGCTGCAGGCGCCGCTGCCCGCCCAGGACTCGCTGCAGGTGCTGCTGGGCCAAAATGCCACGCTGCAAGTGGAAGGCAATGCGCTGGCTTTTTCGGCCCAGGTCGTACGCATCAGCCCCAGTGCCCAAAGCGGCAGCCGTGCCGTACCGGTGTTTTTGCGCATGCAGCCCAACACCAGCGTGCAGCTGCGCCCCGGCATGTTTGTGCAAGGCCATATCGACACGGGCAGGGTGACGGCGCTGGCCGTCCCGCTGGACGCGGTGCGCAACGACCAACCCCAGCCCTATGTGCAACTGGTGCTCAACGGTGCCGTGCTGCACCGGCCCGTGCAACTGGGTGTGCAGGCCGTGCCGGCCGACAGCAGCAACCAGGCCCCCTGGGTGGCGGTGCAAGGCCTGGCCGAAGACAGCACCGTGCTGCTGGCCAGCATGGGACCGCTGCCAGAAGGCAGCAAGGTCGATTTTCAGCAGCCCCCGGCACCCGCGGCCGCTCGCTGA
- a CDS encoding TetR/AcrR family transcriptional regulator: MSAPAPRHSRRKQARPGELLEAALQLFLEKGYAATRVEDVAARAGVSKGTLFLYFPSKQELFKAVVRQNISSAFADWRLELHSFQGSSAAMLCRAMEVWWQHSVGAPAGGICRLMWNEAPQFPELAAFYRQEVDEPGHAMLEFILQRGMDDGEFHPMPLAEALYLVLTPMVFVMLWRPDSELSHPQDRGLGPSSYFLSQLRNCLRGLLVHPQAVATLAMPQLPERMLSPFPAPKASPP, translated from the coding sequence ATGTCTGCGCCCGCCCCCCGCCACAGCCGCCGCAAGCAGGCCCGCCCTGGCGAGCTGCTGGAAGCCGCGCTGCAGCTTTTTCTGGAAAAAGGCTATGCCGCCACCCGCGTGGAAGATGTGGCCGCGCGCGCCGGCGTCTCCAAGGGCACGCTGTTTTTGTACTTCCCCAGCAAACAGGAGCTGTTCAAGGCCGTGGTGCGCCAGAACATTTCCAGTGCCTTTGCCGATTGGCGCCTGGAGCTGCACAGCTTTCAAGGTAGCAGCGCCGCCATGCTGTGCCGGGCCATGGAGGTCTGGTGGCAGCACTCAGTGGGCGCACCCGCCGGCGGCATCTGCCGGCTGATGTGGAACGAGGCCCCGCAGTTTCCCGAGCTGGCGGCCTTCTACCGCCAGGAGGTGGACGAGCCCGGTCACGCCATGCTGGAGTTCATCTTGCAGCGCGGCATGGACGACGGTGAATTCCACCCCATGCCTCTGGCCGAGGCCCTGTACCTGGTGCTGACGCCCATGGTGTTCGTGATGCTGTGGCGCCCGGACAGCGAACTCAGCCATCCGCAAGACCGGGGCCTGGGGCCGTCCAGCTACTTCCTGTCGCAGCTGCGCAACTGCCTGCGCGGCCTGCTGGTGCATCCCCAGGCAGTGGCTACACTCGCCATGCCACAGCTGCCCGAGCGCATGCTGTCCCCCTTTCCTGCCCCCAAGGCCTCCCCCCCATGA
- a CDS encoding PaaI family thioesterase → MDPVAFFWRMQRGELPLPPAFLTLGGSIVTVDAKHGTVETVFHGKPEFANPAGHIQGGFLSAMLDDTMGSALAAQLIAGQFAPTLSQVTQFLRPAQPGSISGLGRVLRRGSKICHLAGELSQHGRLIATATAVVSIHTMEP, encoded by the coding sequence ATGGACCCCGTCGCTTTTTTCTGGAGAATGCAGCGCGGCGAATTGCCATTGCCGCCGGCCTTTCTCACCCTGGGTGGAAGCATCGTCACCGTCGATGCCAAGCACGGCACGGTGGAAACCGTCTTCCATGGCAAGCCTGAATTTGCCAACCCTGCGGGCCATATCCAGGGCGGTTTTCTGTCCGCTATGCTGGACGACACCATGGGCTCGGCCCTGGCGGCCCAGCTCATCGCGGGCCAGTTCGCCCCTACCTTGTCGCAGGTGACCCAGTTTCTGCGCCCGGCCCAACCTGGGTCCATCTCCGGGCTGGGCCGTGTGCTGCGGCGCGGCAGCAAGATCTGCCACCTCGCTGGCGAGCTGAGCCAGCATGGCCGCCTCATCGCCACAGCCACGGCCGTGGTCTCCATTCACACCATGGAGCCATGA
- a CDS encoding autotransporter outer membrane beta-barrel domain-containing protein yields MWYSSEKKNATAFVCKSFCAFLLLRLGSMPYGHAAYDIQYNGPNNAVNSISGYGVDTTGIDHVENALNGSHTSSLIRVTGQGSTLNFSAANVQLVNHTGNQSRAISIENGGSLHFDGSLDINLSSTIARQNYGLSMIDTGSMVVEKDLRFSGNIGNAFIFSQHGSVEVKGNTTFDLGRISMMGSAIVAGTSQSNSDAKLNFWQKTTINNDAIFSNTMMLHGTTSTTFDELEINSSGYMGREVAINDDAALISTGKTVIKSNRYSLFDINIRGKSNGFISLGEDRSIVDEQLRQHTNTFVNIGEKAYLYNDQVDAAGIDIHHDGASLSHILIKGVLDVRNGQAIVSDGHGQTDIKLEGGHILGNIDLSAGDDRVELLSGSMAGEIIMGAGSDHVIIHQGVDISGLQSANGHRNSSPKDIADHDQLTLDGVKNLTAHTSGAGSVLPGINFLNWNDIYLVNGAEMSIAQQIFAANEVGSHQIHIDSGSIIKLATPLATIYGSVNNNGVISMANGLPGDNLVIEGDYQAGKGALVLDTVLEGDASLSDKLTIKGDAKVGETHVKINQVGGGGAQTKTGIKVIEILGKSDAKFTLDGRVVAGQYDYFLRQHSPDQQDGNWYLRSELNEPKVPIVRPEPLTYINNHWAANSLFQMRLHDRLGEAQYVDPETGKTKVSSLWLRQVGAHARNRDSSEQVGASSNRFMTQLGGDVLQWSQDGVERWHLGLMAGYARQNTSSSSVKSTYRSQGTIDGYSVGLYGTYFANAVEKTGVYWDGWLNYGWFDNSVEGQGLQTMHYKSKGLTASVEAGYTWNLGENKQRDARYFLQPKAQLTWMNVRSDNFIEQQQGMKIQVDFASKANLQTRLGLRAYRDKNAETERDKEQTFKSFVEVNWIHNSQSFGVAFDGDRSSMRGDRNTGEVKVGLEGKWSRQWHGWGNIAYQMGQQGYKETKITAGMKYIF; encoded by the coding sequence ATGTGGTATTCCAGTGAGAAAAAAAATGCGACTGCTTTTGTTTGCAAGTCTTTTTGTGCCTTTTTACTCCTGAGGCTTGGTTCGATGCCATATGGCCATGCAGCTTACGATATACAGTACAACGGCCCTAATAATGCGGTGAACTCCATTAGCGGGTATGGAGTGGATACCACAGGTATTGATCATGTGGAAAACGCTTTGAATGGGTCTCACACATCGTCATTGATCAGGGTGACAGGGCAGGGGAGTACGCTGAATTTTTCAGCAGCAAATGTTCAGCTTGTCAATCACACCGGCAACCAGTCACGCGCTATTTCCATAGAAAATGGCGGAAGCCTTCATTTTGATGGCAGTCTGGATATCAATTTGAGCAGCACCATTGCACGGCAAAATTATGGCTTGTCCATGATCGACACGGGATCGATGGTGGTTGAGAAAGACCTGCGATTTTCTGGGAATATAGGCAATGCCTTTATTTTTTCGCAACATGGCAGTGTGGAAGTGAAAGGCAATACCACCTTTGATTTGGGTAGAATTTCCATGATGGGCTCTGCGATTGTTGCTGGAACAAGCCAATCCAATAGCGATGCAAAATTGAATTTTTGGCAGAAAACCACGATTAACAACGATGCGATTTTCTCCAATACCATGATGCTGCATGGTACGACCTCTACAACCTTTGATGAGCTGGAAATCAACTCATCGGGCTATATGGGCAGAGAGGTCGCTATCAACGATGATGCGGCCTTGATATCCACCGGAAAGACAGTCATCAAAAGCAATCGCTATTCATTGTTTGATATCAATATCAGAGGGAAATCCAATGGTTTTATCAGCTTGGGGGAAGATAGAAGCATTGTGGATGAACAGCTGAGACAGCATACAAACACATTTGTCAATATCGGTGAAAAAGCCTATCTATACAATGACCAGGTAGATGCTGCAGGTATTGATATTCACCACGATGGTGCTTCACTCAGCCATATTCTCATCAAGGGTGTATTGGACGTGCGAAACGGCCAGGCAATTGTGAGCGATGGGCATGGGCAGACCGATATCAAGCTAGAGGGCGGTCATATCCTGGGGAATATAGACCTGAGTGCTGGAGATGACAGGGTGGAGCTGCTCTCGGGCTCCATGGCCGGGGAGATCATCATGGGTGCGGGTAGTGACCATGTGATCATTCACCAGGGCGTGGATATCAGCGGTCTTCAGAGTGCCAATGGTCACCGAAACAGCAGCCCCAAAGATATTGCAGACCATGATCAACTGACTTTGGATGGGGTGAAAAACCTGACTGCCCATACCTCTGGCGCAGGAAGCGTGTTGCCTGGCATCAATTTCCTGAACTGGAATGATATCTATCTGGTCAATGGCGCAGAGATGAGCATTGCCCAGCAGATATTTGCAGCCAATGAAGTGGGATCACACCAAATTCATATTGATTCAGGCTCCATCATCAAGCTGGCAACACCGCTGGCGACCATCTATGGTTCTGTGAATAACAATGGAGTCATCTCTATGGCCAATGGTCTGCCTGGAGATAATTTGGTCATTGAGGGAGACTACCAGGCGGGAAAGGGTGCTTTGGTCTTGGACACGGTGTTGGAAGGGGATGCTTCTTTAAGTGACAAGCTCACCATCAAAGGGGATGCCAAGGTGGGCGAAACCCATGTCAAGATCAACCAAGTGGGTGGCGGCGGAGCTCAGACAAAGACAGGTATCAAGGTCATAGAAATCTTGGGAAAGTCGGATGCCAAATTCACACTCGATGGCCGTGTGGTCGCCGGTCAGTACGATTATTTCTTGCGCCAGCACAGTCCTGATCAGCAAGACGGAAACTGGTACCTGCGGTCGGAGCTGAATGAACCCAAGGTCCCCATTGTTCGGCCCGAGCCTCTCACCTATATCAACAACCATTGGGCTGCAAATTCCCTGTTCCAGATGCGTCTGCACGATAGATTGGGTGAGGCGCAGTATGTGGATCCGGAAACAGGAAAGACCAAGGTCAGCAGCCTATGGTTGCGCCAAGTGGGAGCCCATGCCCGCAATCGGGATAGCAGCGAGCAGGTGGGCGCTTCCAGCAATAGGTTTATGACCCAGCTGGGCGGGGATGTGCTTCAGTGGAGCCAGGACGGTGTGGAGCGATGGCATCTGGGCTTGATGGCCGGATATGCCCGGCAAAATACCAGCAGCAGCAGCGTCAAAAGCACATACCGCTCTCAGGGTACTATCGATGGCTATAGCGTAGGCCTGTATGGGACTTATTTTGCCAATGCGGTAGAAAAAACAGGTGTTTATTGGGATGGTTGGCTGAACTACGGCTGGTTTGATAACAGCGTGGAGGGACAAGGGCTGCAGACAATGCACTACAAATCCAAAGGCCTGACGGCCTCGGTAGAGGCTGGTTACACCTGGAATTTGGGGGAGAACAAGCAGCGCGATGCCCGATATTTTTTGCAGCCCAAAGCGCAGCTGACCTGGATGAATGTGCGTTCCGATAATTTCATCGAGCAGCAGCAAGGCATGAAAATTCAGGTGGACTTTGCCAGCAAGGCCAATTTGCAAACGCGCTTGGGTCTGCGTGCCTATCGGGATAAAAATGCAGAAACAGAGCGAGATAAAGAGCAGACATTCAAATCTTTTGTGGAGGTGAATTGGATTCACAACAGCCAAAGCTTTGGTGTGGCCTTTGATGGCGACCGCAGCAGCATGCGCGGCGATAGAAATACCGGCGAGGTGAAAGTGGGTCTGGAAGGGAAATGGTCAAGGCAATGGCATGGCTGGGGGAATATTGCCTATCAAATGGGGCAGCAGGGCTATAAGGAAACCAAAATCACGGCCGGCATGAAATACATTTTCTAA
- a CDS encoding efflux transporter outer membrane subunit: MMRRPQWLAATALAAALLSACAPLPRALPENAAVALPAQWSSAAGTTPGTNADTSAALTSDWWTQLGDAQLNRLVQQALAQNTEILTAAARVQEAQANLAATDAARSPQLNATLGASAGRSLTVLGPSQSRSAQPGLQASWELDLWGRLSQQSQAAAARVQASEADRAAVQLSVAATTVQTYVGLRALQQQLAISQATVQSRDKALQLANDQVRVGYSSQLQLTQAQAEYEAVQQQVLQLQWQIDKQLTTLNLLLGQAGGNAQLLAASTGQLQDLPLPAVPASLPSQLLERRPDIARAAALLAASDHQMQAQRAAFLPQVSLSASVGSLLVNALDYNPLTVWSLGGSLLAPLFNGGRLQAQLDAATAQRDQAAYGYRGAVLNAFADVEGALTGTQRLAQQTQHATQRREVLKKSLGLAHDRYEAGYASYLEELDAQRNLYAAELEVVRLHQAELDNRVQLYKALGGGWQHAAQNVAKP; this comes from the coding sequence ATGATGCGCCGCCCTCAGTGGCTTGCCGCCACGGCCCTGGCCGCGGCCCTGCTCAGCGCCTGCGCCCCCTTGCCCCGCGCCCTGCCCGAGAACGCTGCGGTGGCCTTGCCCGCGCAATGGAGCAGCGCCGCAGGCACCACCCCAGGCACCAACGCCGACACCAGCGCCGCCCTCACCAGCGACTGGTGGACCCAACTGGGCGATGCCCAGCTGAACCGCCTGGTGCAGCAGGCATTGGCCCAGAACACCGAGATCCTTACCGCCGCCGCCCGCGTGCAAGAGGCCCAGGCCAATCTGGCCGCGACCGATGCGGCGCGCAGCCCGCAGCTCAACGCCACGCTGGGCGCCTCGGCCGGCCGCAGCCTCACAGTGCTGGGCCCCAGCCAGTCCCGCAGCGCCCAGCCCGGCCTGCAAGCCAGCTGGGAGCTGGACCTGTGGGGGCGGCTGTCCCAGCAAAGTCAGGCGGCTGCCGCACGGGTGCAGGCCAGCGAGGCCGATCGCGCCGCCGTGCAGCTCAGTGTGGCCGCCACCACGGTGCAGACCTATGTGGGCCTGCGCGCTCTGCAGCAGCAGCTGGCCATCAGCCAGGCCACGGTGCAATCACGCGACAAGGCCTTGCAACTGGCCAACGACCAGGTGCGTGTGGGCTATAGCTCGCAGTTGCAGCTGACCCAGGCACAGGCCGAATACGAGGCCGTGCAGCAGCAGGTGCTGCAGCTGCAGTGGCAAATCGACAAGCAGCTGACCACGCTGAATCTGTTGCTGGGCCAGGCCGGCGGCAACGCCCAGCTGCTGGCTGCCTCTACCGGGCAGCTGCAAGACCTGCCACTGCCCGCCGTGCCGGCCAGCCTGCCTTCGCAGTTGCTGGAACGCCGCCCCGACATTGCCCGTGCGGCCGCCCTGCTGGCCGCCAGCGACCACCAGATGCAGGCCCAGCGCGCAGCCTTTTTGCCCCAGGTGAGTCTGAGCGCCAGCGTGGGCAGCCTGCTGGTCAACGCGCTGGACTACAACCCCCTCACCGTGTGGAGCCTGGGCGGCAGCCTGCTGGCACCGTTGTTCAACGGCGGCCGCCTACAAGCCCAACTGGATGCCGCCACGGCCCAGCGCGACCAGGCAGCCTACGGCTACCGCGGCGCCGTGCTCAACGCCTTTGCCGATGTGGAGGGCGCCCTCACCGGCACCCAGCGCCTGGCCCAGCAAACCCAGCACGCCACCCAACGCCGCGAGGTGCTGAAAAAATCGCTGGGCTTGGCCCACGACCGCTATGAAGCCGGTTACGCCAGCTACCTGGAAGAGCTGGACGCCCAGCGCAATCTGTATGCGGCCGAGCTGGAGGTGGTGCGATTGCACCAGGCCGAGCTGGACAACCGCGTGCAGCTGTACAAGGCCTTGGGGGGCGGATGGCAGCATGCCGCGCAGAATGTAGCCAAACCGTAG